DNA sequence from the Methanococcus maripaludis genome:
CATTTTTTTTAAAGTTGGGTTTTTTACCATCCATTCTTTTAATCCTTGGAATTTTTATCTCATCAAATTTAACAAACATGCTTGCAGGTTTCAACGGTCTTGAAATTGGAATGGGGATACTTCTCTGTTTATTTATGGCGGCAGTATGCTTGATGAATGGAGATATATTTGGATTTAAAGTTTTGATTTTATTTTCAGCAGCGTATCTCGGACTTTTATACTACAACCGATACCCTGCAAAGGTATTTCCTGGGGACACTGGAACCCTTCCAATCGGTGCATTTTTAGCAACTATTGCAGTATGGAGAGGATTTATTCCGGAATTATTTATACTAATGATTCCATTCGTGGTTGATGCACTTTTAAAGCAGTTTACTGCAGGAGTTACAAAAAAAGATACTGTATTTACACCTACTAAATTAAAAAATGGAAAGTTATGTGTTGAAGGCGGATATCTGTCATTGCCAAGAATGATTTTAATGAAAAAAGCAATGGAAGAATATAAAATAGTACTTGTGTTATGGGCAATCGAAGCCTTTTTTGGAATTTTGAGTATTTTATATACAAAATACATCGGATTTAATATTTTTTAAAAAAGTAAAAATTTTTTATTTTAGTTATTTTTTTAAGTTTTATTTTCTTATGAACTTCGCAATTGATGGGTGAAGTTCAGAGAGTTGTTCTTGAACGAGCTGTTCGTATAATCTGTATACAATTGATACTGTAAGCAATACTCCAGTACCTCCTCCAAGTGCACCAGTAAAGTCAGCAGCTGCGGCCAAAAATCCAACAAATGCTGAACCCATTACTGTAATTGGTGTTATGTATCTTTTTAAACGTTGTTCAATTGATTTTTGGCTTTTTCTAAATCCTTTAATCGCCATATCGAGATTCCCAAGTTTTTTAGCCATTGATTTTGCGTCAAGTCCTGAGGTTTCAACCCAGAAAAGACCAAACAAGATACAGAATATTACCATCATTACAGTGTAAAATACTGCATGAAGCGGATCTGCAGTCAGGCTAGAAATTCCATACGGTGTTGAGAAGTAGTATGCAAGTCCATCAACTGCCCTACCACTCGTATAGTGCCCGAGAATTGGGAAACCCATTTTTTCTAAAAACATTCCCCAAAGCTGTATGTTTGCAAACAATGCTGCAGCAAGGATAACTGGCAGGTTTGAAACATAAATGAATTTTATTGGGTATTTTCCAACAGCACCTTTTACTCTTCCGTGTGCTAGTGGAATTTCTACTCTGATACTTTCAACGTAAACTACAACTAAGAATACAAGTATTGTACCTAAAATCGGTAAAATATATTCCAATGCAGTCCATAAACTTCCTGCAGTCATTGCAGTGAAGAATTTCCATAAATATCCTTCTGCACCAAAGGTTCCTACAAATATTGTTTGTGAGACTCCTGCTGCAATGAAAAGACCGATACCTGATCCGATACCGTATCTTGAAACAATTTCATCCAAATAAATAATTAATATCGCACCAAGTGCAAGCTGGAATACTAACACTGCAGTCATTAGTGGGGTTAATGCACCAAATGCCCCTGCTCCAACAAACATCAAAGCTTCGAGGAAACATAATGCTATACCAAATAACTTTTGTAAACCCTGAAATAGTGCCCTATTCATTGGTTTTGATAGATCCAGACTTATAAGTTCGGATCCGACCAATAGCTGCATAATAATTCCTGCAGTTACAATTGGCCCGATACCAAGCGTAATTAAAGTACCCATTTTAGAAGCAGTAACGGTCTGCCAAAAATCAAATATTGCAGGCATTTCTGAACCGCCCGTGTAAATATCGATTGTACCCAAAATAAAGTAGAGTACAAGCACAAGTGCAGTCCATTGTAATTTTTCTTTAAATGAAATTTCTCTTAGCGGTCTTTTTACTTCAGGTATTAATTCAAGTATAGGTTTTATTTTTAATAGAAAACTTTCCAAATTTTCACCTTGGAATAAACATGATAAATTTCAATAAACGAGAAAATTTACAAATTTGTTATCAAATAGTGTAATTGTGATAATCTTTGGAAAATGTATTAAATATCGGTTTCACAACATTAAAAGATATTAAAAAATGAGTATTTAAATGATTGGGATATTCATAGTATCCACTATCAAAAATAAGAAAAAGCAGAATTAAATGGAATAAGTGATTCTTAATTGAATTACAATTCAACAAATTCTCCACCGGCAGCCTCAATTTTTTCTTTAGCTCCTTCAGAGAATTCAACTGCTTTTACAACCATTGCGGTTGAGATTCTTCCTTTTCCGAGAACTTTTTCGAATCCGATTTCGGTAGCGTTAACTACAACTTTACCTTCTTCTACTTGGAATGCATCTTTGTATTTTAAGATGTATTCTTCTAATTCTCCAATGTTGATAGTTTCTAACTGTTTTATAAGGCAAGGGTTTCTGTTGAATCCGTATTTACCAAAGTAGTCAGGATTGAATTTACAGACGGACAACCATTTATGTTTTTGGTGACCAGCGTTACCCCTACCACCTCTGTGGCCAGCGCCTCTGTGTTTTTTAGCTTCTCCATATCCGC
Encoded proteins:
- a CDS encoding MraY family glycosyltransferase, whose translation is MDLYFVLSALFSFVISLIFTKFMIKKMVNYKYGYDLHKADKIKVAEMGGLSPVVVSSVVMLFFNPAISLSIFLPGFVGVIDDISRLNSKEKIVLTFLIGFPVAFFLKLGFLPSILLILGIFISSNLTNMLAGFNGLEIGMGILLCLFMAAVCLMNGDIFGFKVLILFSAAYLGLLYYNRYPAKVFPGDTGTLPIGAFLATIAVWRGFIPELFILMIPFVVDALLKQFTAGVTKKDTVFTPTKLKNGKLCVEGGYLSLPRMILMKKAMEEYKIVLVLWAIEAFFGILSILYTKYIGFNIF
- the secY gene encoding preprotein translocase subunit SecY, which encodes MESFLLKIKPILELIPEVKRPLREISFKEKLQWTALVLVLYFILGTIDIYTGGSEMPAIFDFWQTVTASKMGTLITLGIGPIVTAGIIMQLLVGSELISLDLSKPMNRALFQGLQKLFGIALCFLEALMFVGAGAFGALTPLMTAVLVFQLALGAILIIYLDEIVSRYGIGSGIGLFIAAGVSQTIFVGTFGAEGYLWKFFTAMTAGSLWTALEYILPILGTILVFLVVVYVESIRVEIPLAHGRVKGAVGKYPIKFIYVSNLPVILAAALFANIQLWGMFLEKMGFPILGHYTSGRAVDGLAYYFSTPYGISSLTADPLHAVFYTVMMVIFCILFGLFWVETSGLDAKSMAKKLGNLDMAIKGFRKSQKSIEQRLKRYITPITVMGSAFVGFLAAAADFTGALGGGTGVLLTVSIVYRLYEQLVQEQLSELHPSIAKFIRK
- a CDS encoding uL15 family ribosomal protein; translated protein: MIRKSKKITKKRGSRTCGYGEAKKHRGAGHRGGRGNAGHQKHKWLSVCKFNPDYFGKYGFNRNPCLIKQLETINIGELEEYILKYKDAFQVEEGKVVVNATEIGFEKVLGKGRISTAMVVKAVEFSEGAKEKIEAAGGEFVEL